In one window of Microbacterium natoriense DNA:
- a CDS encoding acyl carrier protein: MAFTNDEVLAGLAELITDETGINASEVALEKSFTDDLDIDSISMMTIVVNAEEKFGVTIPDDEVKNLKTVGDAVSFIVAGQE, translated from the coding sequence ATGGCTTTCACCAACGATGAGGTCCTCGCTGGCCTCGCAGAGCTGATCACCGACGAGACCGGCATCAACGCCTCCGAGGTCGCCCTCGAGAAGTCGTTCACCGACGACCTCGACATCGACTCGATCTCGATGATGACGATCGTCGTCAACGCCGAGGAGAAGTTCGGCGTCACCATCCCCGACGACGAGGTCAAGAACCTGAAGACCGTCGGCGACGCCGTCAGCTTCATCGTCGCAGGCCAGGAGTAA
- the aceE gene encoding pyruvate dehydrogenase (acetyl-transferring), homodimeric type: MTVHDQDPYSQGPLDSDPEETGEWQQSLDELVDAKGHGRGREIMLSLLKRSKELHLGVPMVPTTDYINTIAPENEPEFPGDEEVERRYRAWIRWNAAVTVHRAQRPGIGVGGHISTYASSAALYEVGFNHFFRGADNPGGADQIFIQGHASPGIYARSFLEGRLSEQHLDGFRQEQSQAPFGIPSYPHPRQMQDYWQFPTVSMGLGPINAIYQAMANRYVENRGIKDTSSSQVWAFLGDGEMDEIESRGQLQVAANEGLDNLNFVINCNLQRLDGPVRGNGKIIQELESYFRGAGWNVIKVVWGREWDDLLARDADGALLNIMNATPDGDYQTYKAESGAYIREHFFGKDERAAALVSDYTDDQIWHLKRGGHDYRKVYAAFKAAAEHKGQPTVILAKTVKGYGLGPHFEGRNATHQMKKMTLDNLKTFRDTMHIPITDAQLEENPYLPPYYNPGPQDETIQYMLERRRSLGGFLPERRSTHVGLSLPDDSAYALPKKGSGTQEIATTMAFVRLLKDLLRSKDFGHRIVPIIPDEARTFGMDAYFPTAKIYNPNGQHYTSVDRELLLAYKESPQGQIVHVGINEAGALAAFTGIGTSYATHGEPLIPIYIFYSMFGFQRTGDAQWAAGDQMARGFIMGATAGRTTLTGEGLQHADGHSHLLASTNPATVSYDPAYGYEIAHIVRDGLERMYGGNHPDPNVMYYITLYNEPYVQPAEPENVDVDGIVRGIHRVSAGEGEGPRAQLFASGVGLPWALEAQELLKNDWGVVADVWSVTSWTELRRDGLAADEHNFLHPEEEPRTAYLTQKLQGAEGPVVAVSDFMHAVQDQIRPWVPNRYATLGADDFGFSDTRAAARRYFKIDGPSMVVRTLQALAEDGVVDRSLAAQAIQKYSLHDVNAGTSGNAGGES, from the coding sequence GTGACCGTGCACGACCAGGATCCGTACTCCCAGGGCCCCCTCGACAGCGATCCCGAAGAGACCGGCGAGTGGCAGCAGTCGCTCGACGAGCTCGTCGACGCGAAGGGCCACGGACGTGGCCGCGAGATCATGCTGAGCCTGCTCAAGCGCTCCAAGGAGCTGCATCTGGGTGTGCCGATGGTCCCGACCACCGACTACATCAACACGATCGCTCCGGAGAACGAGCCGGAGTTCCCCGGTGACGAAGAGGTCGAGCGCCGCTACCGCGCCTGGATCCGCTGGAACGCCGCTGTCACGGTGCACCGCGCACAGCGCCCCGGCATCGGAGTCGGCGGGCACATCTCCACCTACGCGTCGTCGGCCGCCCTCTACGAAGTCGGCTTCAACCACTTCTTCCGCGGTGCGGACAACCCCGGTGGCGCGGACCAGATCTTCATCCAGGGCCACGCCTCCCCCGGCATCTACGCCCGTTCGTTCCTCGAGGGCCGCCTGAGCGAGCAGCACCTCGACGGCTTCCGCCAGGAGCAGTCGCAGGCGCCGTTCGGCATCCCGTCGTACCCGCACCCGCGCCAGATGCAGGACTACTGGCAGTTCCCGACCGTGTCGATGGGCCTCGGCCCGATCAACGCGATCTACCAGGCCATGGCGAACCGCTACGTCGAGAACCGCGGCATCAAGGACACCTCGTCCTCGCAGGTGTGGGCCTTCCTCGGCGACGGCGAGATGGACGAGATCGAGAGCCGCGGTCAGCTGCAGGTCGCAGCGAACGAGGGTCTCGACAACCTCAACTTCGTCATCAACTGCAACCTGCAGCGCCTCGACGGCCCCGTGCGCGGCAACGGCAAGATCATCCAGGAGCTGGAGTCGTACTTCCGCGGCGCCGGCTGGAACGTCATCAAGGTCGTGTGGGGCCGCGAGTGGGACGACCTGCTCGCCCGCGATGCAGACGGCGCCCTGCTCAACATCATGAACGCCACGCCCGACGGCGACTACCAGACCTACAAGGCCGAGTCCGGCGCGTACATCCGCGAGCACTTCTTCGGCAAGGACGAGCGCGCAGCGGCCCTGGTGTCGGACTACACCGACGACCAGATCTGGCACCTCAAGCGCGGCGGCCACGACTACCGAAAGGTCTACGCGGCGTTCAAGGCCGCGGCCGAGCACAAGGGGCAGCCGACCGTCATCCTGGCGAAGACGGTCAAGGGCTACGGCCTCGGCCCGCACTTCGAGGGCCGCAATGCGACCCACCAGATGAAGAAGATGACGCTGGACAACCTCAAGACGTTCCGCGACACCATGCACATCCCGATCACGGATGCGCAGCTCGAGGAGAACCCGTACCTGCCCCCGTACTACAACCCGGGACCCCAGGACGAGACGATCCAGTACATGCTCGAGCGCCGCCGCAGCCTCGGCGGATTCCTGCCCGAGCGCCGCTCGACGCACGTCGGCCTGTCACTGCCGGATGACTCCGCGTACGCCCTGCCCAAGAAGGGCTCCGGCACGCAGGAGATCGCCACGACAATGGCGTTCGTCCGCCTGCTGAAAGACCTGCTGCGTTCGAAGGACTTCGGTCACCGCATCGTGCCGATCATCCCCGACGAGGCGCGCACCTTCGGCATGGACGCGTACTTCCCGACGGCGAAGATCTACAACCCGAACGGCCAGCACTACACCTCGGTCGACCGGGAGCTCCTGCTCGCCTACAAGGAGAGCCCGCAGGGACAGATCGTGCACGTCGGCATCAACGAGGCGGGCGCCCTCGCGGCGTTCACCGGCATCGGCACGTCGTACGCGACGCACGGCGAGCCGCTGATCCCGATCTACATCTTCTACTCGATGTTCGGCTTCCAGCGCACGGGCGACGCCCAGTGGGCCGCCGGCGATCAGATGGCCCGCGGCTTCATCATGGGCGCCACCGCCGGTCGCACCACGCTGACCGGCGAAGGCCTGCAGCACGCCGACGGACACTCGCACCTGCTGGCGTCGACGAACCCGGCGACGGTGTCGTACGACCCGGCCTACGGCTACGAGATCGCGCACATCGTGCGCGACGGCCTGGAGCGCATGTACGGCGGCAACCACCCCGACCCGAACGTGATGTACTACATCACGCTGTACAACGAGCCCTACGTGCAGCCGGCCGAGCCTGAGAACGTCGACGTGGACGGCATCGTCCGCGGCATCCACCGCGTGTCCGCGGGCGAAGGTGAAGGCCCCCGCGCCCAGCTGTTCGCCTCGGGCGTCGGCCTGCCCTGGGCTCTGGAGGCTCAGGAGCTGCTGAAGAACGACTGGGGCGTCGTCGCCGACGTGTGGTCGGTCACCTCGTGGACCGAGCTGCGCCGCGACGGCCTCGCCGCCGACGAGCACAACTTCCTGCACCCGGAGGAGGAGCCCCGCACGGCCTACCTCACCCAGAAGCTGCAGGGCGCCGAGGGCCCGGTCGTCGCGGTCAGCGACTTCATGCACGCCGTGCAGGATCAGATCCGTCCGTGGGTCCCGAACCGCTACGCGACGCTCGGCGCCGACGACTTCGGCTTCTCCGACACGCGCGCCGCCGCTCGTCGCTACTTCAAGATCGACGGGCCGTCGATGGTCGTGCGCACGCTGCAGGCACTCGCTGAAGACGGCGTCGTCGACCGCTCGCTCGCCGCGCAGGCGATCCAGAAGTACAGCCTGCACGACGTGAACGCGGGCACCAGCGGCAACGCGGGCGGCGAAAGCTGA
- a CDS encoding beta-ketoacyl-ACP synthase III — protein MSATLNQLTGPAYTRIYSYGAARGENAVPNDDLVGPIDSSDEWIRQRTGIITRVRADKDTDAIDLAAIAGLEAIEKSGVPADQVDLVIVATISNPKQSPSVSAIVADRVGANPAAAYDINAACAGYAYAVAQADALIRAGAAKYALVIGTEKLSDIVDPTDRSISFLLGDGAGAALIGPSDTPGIAPAVWGSDGSKADAVGMNGTLTEFRDGQVPWPTLRQEGQTVFRWAVWEMAKVAREALDKAGVEPADIAAFIPHQANMRIIDEFAKQLKLPDTTVIARDIETTGNTSAASIPLASHRLMAEHPELSGGLALQIGFGAGLVFAAQVVVLP, from the coding sequence ATGAGCGCCACTCTCAACCAGCTCACCGGTCCCGCCTACACGCGCATCTACTCCTACGGAGCGGCGCGCGGTGAGAACGCCGTCCCGAACGACGACCTCGTGGGCCCGATCGACTCGAGCGACGAGTGGATCCGTCAGCGCACCGGCATCATCACGCGGGTGCGCGCCGACAAAGACACGGACGCCATCGATCTCGCCGCCATCGCCGGTCTCGAGGCCATCGAGAAGTCGGGCGTGCCTGCCGACCAGGTCGACCTGGTGATCGTCGCGACGATCAGCAACCCGAAGCAGTCGCCGTCTGTCTCGGCGATCGTCGCAGACCGCGTGGGCGCGAACCCCGCCGCCGCTTACGACATCAACGCGGCCTGCGCGGGGTACGCCTACGCCGTGGCTCAGGCCGACGCGCTCATCCGCGCTGGCGCGGCGAAGTACGCGCTCGTGATCGGCACCGAGAAGCTGTCCGACATCGTCGACCCGACCGACCGCAGCATCTCGTTCCTGCTGGGCGACGGAGCCGGCGCCGCGCTGATCGGCCCGAGCGACACGCCGGGCATCGCGCCGGCCGTCTGGGGATCGGACGGCTCGAAGGCGGATGCCGTGGGCATGAACGGCACGCTGACCGAGTTCCGCGACGGCCAGGTGCCGTGGCCCACGCTGCGGCAGGAGGGTCAGACCGTCTTCCGCTGGGCCGTGTGGGAGATGGCCAAGGTCGCCCGGGAGGCGCTCGACAAGGCGGGTGTCGAACCGGCCGACATCGCCGCGTTCATCCCGCACCAGGCGAACATGCGCATCATCGACGAGTTCGCCAAGCAGCTCAAGCTCCCCGACACGACGGTGATCGCCCGCGACATCGAGACCACGGGCAACACGTCCGCCGCCTCCATCCCGCTTGCAAGCCACCGCTTGATGGCCGAGCACCCCGAGCTCTCCGGTGGCCTCGCCCTGCAGATCGGCTTCGGCGCCGGGCTCGTGTTCGCCGCACAGGTCGTCGTCCTCCCCTGA
- a CDS encoding PucR family transcriptional regulator has product MDKAATLTWLRRISGDIASVTIKRLEDTLPWYADMPPARRSAVGLVAQAGITSFIQWYDDPTSTPWIAADIFAAAPRELLRSVSLQQTLQLIRVTVEVTEERVAGKGNDLREAILLYSRDVAFAAADVYARAAEARGLWDARLEALVVDSILTGEADEELPSRIAALGWHGHGEVAVLVGTTPPQFDVDLVRRTARKLGVDVLIGVQGSRLVLVLGRARVAGQDGEDDELGFQEIATRLEPSFGPGYVVLGPAVAALVDASQSARAALAGFAVARAWRNAPRPVEADDLLPERALAGDPLAKQTLIERIYRPLQAHSTDLVTTLWSYLDNGRSLEATARELFVHPNTVRYRLKRVSEVIGWDATGPREALILQTALVLGSIGAADQIRRRPPQRRTAR; this is encoded by the coding sequence ATGGACAAGGCCGCGACTCTCACCTGGCTGCGCCGGATCTCCGGCGACATCGCCTCGGTGACGATCAAGCGGCTGGAGGACACGCTCCCCTGGTACGCCGACATGCCACCAGCCCGCCGCTCCGCGGTCGGGCTGGTGGCCCAGGCGGGCATCACCTCGTTCATCCAGTGGTACGACGACCCGACCTCGACGCCATGGATCGCCGCTGACATCTTCGCCGCCGCTCCACGCGAGCTGCTGCGCAGCGTAAGCCTGCAGCAGACGCTGCAGCTGATCCGCGTCACCGTGGAGGTGACCGAGGAGCGCGTCGCCGGCAAGGGCAACGATCTCCGCGAGGCGATCCTGCTGTACTCCCGCGATGTGGCCTTCGCCGCCGCGGACGTCTACGCCCGTGCCGCCGAGGCGCGAGGCCTCTGGGATGCGCGCCTCGAGGCGCTCGTCGTGGATTCGATCCTCACGGGCGAGGCCGACGAGGAGCTGCCCAGCCGCATCGCGGCGCTCGGCTGGCACGGACATGGCGAGGTCGCCGTGCTGGTCGGCACGACTCCCCCGCAGTTCGACGTCGATCTCGTCCGCCGCACCGCCAGGAAGCTCGGCGTCGATGTGCTCATCGGAGTGCAGGGTTCGCGGCTCGTCCTCGTGCTCGGACGCGCCCGCGTCGCCGGTCAGGACGGCGAAGACGACGAACTCGGCTTCCAGGAGATCGCGACGCGGCTCGAGCCGTCTTTCGGCCCCGGGTACGTCGTGCTGGGTCCCGCCGTCGCGGCGCTGGTCGACGCGAGTCAGAGCGCCCGCGCCGCGCTCGCTGGGTTCGCGGTCGCGCGCGCCTGGCGCAACGCCCCGCGCCCCGTGGAGGCCGATGATCTGCTCCCCGAGCGCGCCCTCGCCGGCGATCCGCTCGCCAAGCAGACGCTGATCGAGCGGATCTACCGACCGCTGCAGGCGCACTCGACCGATCTCGTCACCACGCTGTGGAGCTATCTCGACAACGGCCGGTCCCTCGAGGCCACCGCACGCGAGCTGTTCGTCCATCCGAACACGGTGCGCTACCGTCTCAAGCGCGTCAGCGAGGTCATCGGGTGGGACGCGACGGGTCCCCGCGAGGCGCTGATCCTGCAGACCGCACTGGTGCTCGGGTCGATCGGGGCCGCCGATCAGATCCGTCGGCGCCCTCCGCAGCGTCGTACGGCACGCTGA
- a CDS encoding carboxymuconolactone decarboxylase family protein, with protein sequence MNSSTTRIPAAEVTGVYGAMVKMFAKKMMGRVPESVGVLWNHPAVMKDAMGIGRKAEGWKELDRDLASYAAMAAAATIGCSFCLDFNYFMGHNHGLDANKIRQVPRWREATVFTPLERRVMEYAEAASQTPPAVTDELSDALLADLGPAALVELAARVAFMNMSARMNVALGIRSEEFADACGLPPLAERSALRDSAPTSA encoded by the coding sequence ATGAACAGCAGCACGACACGCATCCCGGCGGCCGAGGTCACCGGTGTCTACGGCGCCATGGTGAAGATGTTCGCGAAGAAGATGATGGGCCGTGTGCCCGAATCGGTCGGGGTGCTCTGGAACCACCCGGCGGTGATGAAGGACGCCATGGGCATCGGGCGCAAGGCCGAGGGATGGAAGGAACTCGACCGGGATCTCGCCTCCTACGCGGCGATGGCGGCGGCGGCCACGATCGGCTGCAGCTTCTGCCTCGACTTCAACTACTTCATGGGCCACAACCACGGACTGGACGCGAACAAGATCCGTCAGGTGCCGCGGTGGCGCGAGGCCACCGTGTTCACACCGCTCGAGCGCAGGGTCATGGAGTACGCCGAGGCGGCGAGCCAGACGCCGCCGGCCGTGACGGACGAGCTCTCCGACGCTCTGCTCGCGGATCTCGGACCCGCCGCGCTCGTCGAGCTCGCCGCCAGGGTCGCGTTCATGAACATGAGCGCCCGCATGAACGTGGCGCTCGGCATCCGTTCCGAGGAGTTCGCGGACGCCTGCGGCCTGCCTCCGCTCGCCGAGCGATCTGCGCTCCGCGACTCGGCGCCGACGTCCGCGTAG
- a CDS encoding ACP S-malonyltransferase: MIVYACPGQGSQTPGFLSPWLELDGVAEQLAAYSEAAEVDLLLHGTESDADTIRDTRIAQPLIVAASLIAERQLLERAGRRPDGIAGHSVGELAALAGAGVISADTAMRLVGVRGRAMADAAAQTPTGMSAVLGGDEDAVLARLAELDLTPANYNGGGQIVAAGALPALAALAEEPLRGTRVIPLQVAGAFHTPYMAPAVAALRDAVAGVEASDPDVTLWTNRDGSTVSDGATALNFLVDQVSSPVRWDLCMASFAEQGITGLVELTPAGALVGLAKRGLRGVPTVAVKTPEDLDAAVALLNGDAA, from the coding sequence GTGATCGTCTACGCCTGCCCCGGTCAGGGTTCTCAGACCCCGGGCTTCCTCTCCCCTTGGCTCGAACTCGACGGTGTGGCAGAGCAGCTCGCCGCCTACTCCGAGGCCGCGGAGGTCGACCTCCTCCTCCACGGCACCGAGTCCGATGCAGACACCATCCGCGACACGCGCATCGCGCAGCCGCTGATCGTCGCCGCGTCCCTCATCGCCGAGCGCCAGCTGCTCGAACGCGCGGGCCGCCGCCCCGACGGCATCGCCGGGCACTCCGTCGGCGAGCTCGCCGCGCTGGCGGGTGCCGGCGTGATCTCCGCCGACACCGCGATGCGCCTGGTCGGCGTGCGCGGACGGGCGATGGCGGATGCCGCCGCGCAGACGCCGACCGGCATGAGCGCCGTGCTCGGCGGCGATGAGGACGCCGTGCTGGCACGACTCGCGGAACTCGACCTCACGCCCGCGAACTACAACGGCGGGGGGCAGATCGTCGCGGCCGGTGCGCTTCCCGCACTCGCCGCCCTCGCCGAGGAGCCGTTGCGCGGCACCCGCGTGATCCCGCTGCAGGTCGCCGGCGCGTTCCACACCCCCTACATGGCGCCCGCCGTCGCCGCCCTCCGCGATGCGGTCGCCGGCGTCGAGGCATCCGATCCCGACGTCACGCTCTGGACCAACCGCGACGGCTCCACCGTGTCCGACGGCGCCACCGCGCTGAACTTCCTCGTCGACCAGGTGTCGTCCCCCGTGCGCTGGGACCTGTGCATGGCGTCCTTCGCCGAACAGGGCATCACCGGCCTCGTCGAACTCACCCCCGCGGGCGCTCTCGTCGGCCTCGCCAAGCGCGGGCTGCGGGGCGTACCCACCGTCGCCGTGAAGACCCCTGAAGACCTCGACGCAGCCGTCGCGCTGCTGAACGGAGACGCCGCATGA